In the Raineyella fluvialis genome, GCCGGCGAAGTGGAACGGGACGAAGACGGTGTCGGGGCGGATGGTGGTGGACAGGACGGCGCGGGCGAGGGCGCACCCGGTGGTGGACCGCACCTCGGTGAGGTCTCCGTCGGCGATGCCCCAGCGCTGGGCGGTGTCCGGGTGGATCTCCAGTCGGGGCTCAGGGACGGCCGCGGCCAACGACGCGACCCGGCGAGTCTGGTTGCCGGACTGGTAATGCTCCAGCGTGCGGCCGGTCGTCAGCACCAGGGGGCGGCGCTGCGCCCCGGCGATCTGGCGGGACGGACAGGGACGAGGCGCGCCCGGCCGTCGGGGTGACCGAAGCGGTCACGGAAGACGCGGGGAGTGCCGTCGGGCCGGCTGCCCGGGGCGGGCCAGTGGTGGGCCGCGTCCTCCGCGTCGAGCAGGGCGTGGGAGAGCCCGGAGTAGTCCGCCCGGCCCCCGCCGAGGCTCGGGCGAGCTCGTCGAACACCTCCGCCGGGTCGGTCGACCACGTGCCCGGGGCGCCGAGTCGTGCGGCGAGGTCGGTGATGATCCGCAGTTCCCCGCGGACGCCGGGGGGAGGGTCGACCGCCCGGCGGCGCCGCAGCACGCGGCCCTCGAGGTTGGTCATCGTCCCCTCCTCCTCGGCCCACTGCGGCACCGGCAGCACCAGGTCGGCGTGCCTGGCGGTCTCGGAGAGGAAGAAGTCGGCGACGACAAGAAAGTCGAGCCGGTCGAGGGCCTGCGCGACGCCACCGGCGTCGGGGGCGCTGACGACCACATTGGCGCCGTTCACCCACAGGCAGCGGACGCCGCCCTCGCGGCCCAACCCCGCGAGCAACTCGACCGCAGGGAGGCCGGGGCCGGGGAGGGACGCGGGGTCGACACCCCACACCGCCGCCACCGCGGCGCGGTGCGCCGGGTCGGTGATCGAGCGGTAGCCGGGCAACTGGTCGGCCTTCTGGCCGTGTTCGCGGGCGCCCTGTCCGTTGCCCTGACCGGTGAGGGTGCCGTAGCCGGAGCCCTCTCCGCCGGGTAGCCCGAGCAGCAGGGCGAGGTTGATCGCGGCGGTGGCGGTGTCGGTGCCGTCGGCGTGTTGTTCGACGCCGCGGCCGGTGAGGACGTACGTCCCGCGGGGCCGGGCGGCGAGCCGGCGGGCGACCTCGCGGATCCGGTGGGCGGGGACGCCGGTGACGGTCTCGGCCCGCTCCGGCCACCAGGCGTTCAGTGTCGGGCGGAGCCGATCGAGCCCGACCGTACGCTCCGCGAGGTAGGCGTGGTCGACCAGGTCCTCGGCCACCACGACGTGCGCCAGGGCCAGCAGCAGGACGAGGTCGGTGCCCGGCGTGGGCTGCAGGTGCACCCC is a window encoding:
- a CDS encoding molybdopterin dinucleotide binding domain-containing protein is translated as MLTTGRTLEHYQSGNQTRRVASLAAAVPEPRLEIHPDTAQRWGIADGDLTEVRSTTGCALARAVLSTTIRPDTVFVPFHFAGPLAVNRVVESRTDPVSGMPDFKATPVSVRVAAAERPGRVPSSRKDPR
- a CDS encoding molybdopterin oxidoreductase family protein, translated to MERATTRTSTHCPYCALQCAMSLVGADTAATAPTGTPMLTVVPREFPTNRGGLCRKGWTAAELLDHPDRLTTPLARRADGSFEPVSWDEAYDRWVAAIRRAQATYGPDAVGVFGGASLTNEKAYQLGKFVRIALGSSRIDYNGRFCMSSAAAAGNRSFGLDRGLPFPVTDLDDAHTVLLIGSNPADTMPPFVQHLAAARAAGGLLVIDPRRSATAALTGDGGGVHLQPTPGTDLVLLLALAHVVVAEDLVDHAYLAERTVGLDRLRPTLNAWWPERAETVTGVPAHRIREVARRLAARPRGTYVLTGRGVEQHADGTDTATAAINLALLLGLPGGEGSGYGTLTGQGNGQGAREHGQKADQLPGYRSITDPAHRAAVAAVWGVDPASLPGPGLPAVELLAGLGREGGVRCLWVNGANVVVSAPDAGGVAQALDRLDFLVVADFFLSETARHADLVLPVPQWAEEEGTMTNLEGRVLRRRRAVDPPPGVRGELRIITDLAARLGAPGTWSTDPAEVFDELARASAGAGRTTPGSPTPCSTRRTRPTTGPPRAAGPTALPASSVTASVTPTAGRASSLSVPPDRRGAAPPPGADDRPHAGALPVRQPDSPGRVVGRGRP